The Radiobacillus deserti genomic interval GTGTGGGATATGGCAAGAGAAGCAGGCTACCAGTTAGGGAATGTGGATTGTACAGTCATTGCACAAGCACCTAAAATGGCACCTTATATAGAGCAGATTAGGCAGAGCATTGCTTCCATACTAAATTGTGAACTATCACAGATAAATGTAAAGGCAACAACAACCGAACAATTAGGCTTTACAGGTCGTCAAGAGGGTATTGCTGCCCAAGCAGTGGCAATACTGATACAAGAGTAATGGATACATAACAAAGTAGAAAGGGGCAGTAATATGACAAAGAAGGTAAGAGTCCGTTATGCACCAAGTCCAACAGGACATCTTCATATTGGGAATGCGAGAACGGCATTATTTAATTATTTATTTGCAAGACACTTAGGTGGAGACTTTATTATCCGAACGGAGGATACAGATGATAAGCGTAATGTGGAAGGCGGAGAAGAAAGTCAGCTTAATTTCCTAAAGTGGTTAGGTATTGAATGGGACGAAGGCGCGGACATTGGTGGGGCATATGGTCCGTATCGTCAAACGGAACGATTAGACATTTATAACAAATACGTTCAAGATTTATTGGATCGTGGATTAGCGTATAAATGCTACATGACCGAGGAAGAGCTTGAGAATGAACGTGAAGAACAGAAAGCGCAAGGTAAAGTTCCGAAATATTCAGGAGCACACCGAGACCTTACGGAAGAACAAGTCAAACAATTTGAAGCGGAAGGGCGCCAGCCAAGTATTCGTTTCCGAGTTCCTGAAGGAAAAACGTATCGTTTCAAAGATATTGTTCGAGACAATATTACGTTTGAATCAAGTGACTTTGGAGATTGGGTCATCGTAAAGAAAAATGGGATTCCTACGTATAACTTTGCGGTTGCAATCGATGATCACTTCATGGAAATTTCACATGTGTTCCGAGGGGAAGAGCATATTTCCAATACACCGAAACAAATGATGATCTATGATGCATTTGGTTGGGAGGCACCAGAATTTGGACATATGACGCTTATCCTAAATGAAAATCGCAAAAAGCTTAGTAAGCGTGATGAACACATTCTACAATTCATTGAGCAATACAAAAACTTAGGGTATTTGCCAGAAGCGCTATTTAACTTTATTGCTCTGTTAGGTTGGTCTCCAGTTGGAGAAGAAGAAATCTTTACGAAAGAGCAGTTTATTGAGATATTTGATCCAGAAAGATTGTCTACATCCCCTGCGATATTTGACCCTCAAAAATTAAAGTGGATGAACAACCAGTATATTAAAGCGGCAGACTTTGATCGGGTGGTAAGCCTAAGTCTTCCCCATTTAATGGAAGCAGGCAAGCTTCCAGAGAACATGACCCAAGAGCAAAAGGGCTGGGCGTTAGAACTTATTGGCTTGTATAAAGATCAGTTAAGCTATGGTTCTGAGATTGTGGAACTAACAGAGTTATTCTTTAAGGATGACATTCAATATACGGAAGAACTAATGGAAGTCTTAAACGAAGAACAGGTTCCAGAAGTGTTAGAAACATTTGCTAGCTTTTTAAAAGAGGACAATGAATTTACACCGGATACAATAAAAGCACAGATAAAAGCAACGCAAAAAGAGACAGGCCATAAAGGTAAGAAGTTATTTATGCCGATTCGAGTTGCTACTACTGGACAAGTTCATGGTCCTGAATTACCTAATTCTATTCATTTGTTAGGTAAAGAAGTGGTGTTAAATCGTCTTGATGCAACGTTAAACAAAATAAAATGATTTCACATTTCATCGGAAATGTAATATAGTATATAGTACTATAAGCGAACGTTGACGAGGAGAAGTAAGGGGCTCGCCGTCTTATACAGAGAGAATCACCACCGGCTGAAAGTGATTCTAAGCACGCATCCTTGAAATGCACCTCGGAGTCTTGTGTTGAAAGTAGTAGGCGCAGGCGGTACTCTACCGTTATAAGAGTTGAGTGGAGGAGTGTATAAAGCTCCTAAACAGAGTGGGACCGCGCATAGCAAGCGTCTCTGTGTTTTTGAACACAGAGACGCTTTTTTATTTCCGTAAGCAGAGTAAAGGAGGGAGGCTCGTACAATGGGGCTTTTCAAAATGTTTAAAGAAGACATAGATGTTGTGTTTGATCAAGATCCAGCTGCAAGAACTTATATTGAAGTCTTACTGACATATTCTGGATTACATGCCATATGGGCGCATCGAATTGCTCATGTTTTTTATCGAAAGAAATTCTTCTTTATTGCCCGGGTAATTTCGCAAGTTAGCCGTTTTTTTACAGGAATCGAAATTCATCCTGGTGCCCGTATTGGTAGTCGCTTCTTTATTGATCACGGAATGGGAGTCGTAATAGGAGAGACGTGTGAGATTGGAAATAACGTTACGATTTTTCAAGGAGTTACATTAGGTGGTACTGGGAAAGAAAAAGGAAAGCGCCATCCGACGATAAAAGATAATGCACTTATTGCAACAGGAGCAAAGATTCTAGGTTCCATTACCATTGGAGAAAGCTCTAAAGTTGGTGCTGGATCGGTGGTCCTACACGATGTTCCGGATCACTCAACAGTAGTCGGAATTCCAGGTAGGGTTGTGGTACAAAACGGTCAAAGAGTGCGTCGTGACTTGGATCATCACATTTTACCCGATCCTGTTTCAGAGAAAATTAAAAGCATGGAAAAAGAAATGGAAGAATTGAAGACACAGTTAATAGAGCTTAAAGGAGTGAAAGGCCATGAGCATAAACATTTATAATACACTTACTAAAAAGAAGGAACCGTTTGTCCCAATCGAAGAAGGAAAAGTAAGCATGTATGTGTGTGGCCCAACGGTGTATAATTACATTCATATTGGGAATGCACGACCAGCGATTGTCTTTGATACAGTTCGCCGTTACCTAGAATACAAAGGGTATGATGTGAAGTATGTCTTAAATTTCACGGACGTAGATGACAAAATTATTAAAGCAGCAAATGATTTAAAAGAAGAGGTTGGGACTGTAGCTCAACGATTTATTGATGCATATAAACAGGATGTTCATGCGCTTGGTGTCAAAGAGGCAGCACATCACCCACGTGTTACGGAGAGTATGGGAGAGATTATTGATTTCATTCAAGTGCTAGTGGAGAAAGGGCATGCTTATGAATCCGAAGGAGATGTGTATTTCCGCACTCGTTCTTTCGATGAGTATGGAAAGCTATCCCATCAATCCATTGATGAACTACGGTCTGGTGCAAGAATTCAAGTCGGAGAGAAAAAGGATGACCCATTAGATTTCGCGCTATGGAAACAAGCGAAGCCTGGTGAAATTGCTTGGGAATCGCCTTGGGGTCAAGGACGACCTGGTTGGCATATTGAGTGCTCGGCCATGGCTAAGAAATATCTCGGAGACACCATTGATATTCACGCTGGAGGGCAAGACTTAACCTTCCCGCACCACGAGAATGAAATTGCTCAGTCCGAAGCGGCGAACGGCACATCTTTTGCAAGGTACTGGATGCATAATGGCTATATCAACATCGACAATGAAAAAATGTCTAAGTCGTTAGGGAACTTTGTTCTAGCACATGATTTAATTGAAAAGCACGATCCAAGAGTGCTTCGGTTTTTCATGCTAAGTGTTCATTACCGTAATCCGATTAACTTTAGTGATGAATTACTTCAAGGAGCAAAAAATAGCTTAGATCGAATTGTAAATGCTTATGAAAACTTAGAGCATCGAAAGCAATCCAGTACAGATCTAGATAAAAGTCAGGATAAGTGGCAAGCAAAGCTTCAGGATTATCAACAACGATTTGATGAAGCGATGGACGATGATTTCAATACGGCTAATGCAATCGCCGTTCTTTTTGATATAACGAAGGATGCAAATATTTATTTACAATCGGACCATACATCTAAAGAAGTAATTGAGGCATTCCAATCCTTATTAGAAAAACTTCTTGGTGTATTAGGTGTCGACCTTGTTGCAAATACCGATTCGTTATTAGATGAAGAAGTTGAAGCGTTGATTGAACAACGAATTCAAGCCAGAAAGGATAAAAACTTTGCTTTAGCAGATAAAATCAGAGACGACTTGAAAGACCAGAACATCATTTTGGAAGACACGCCTCAAGGGACGCGTTGGAAAAGAGGATAAGGCATGCCAGAATTAGATGTTAAACAGATGAAAAGTTTAACCTTAGCCTATATGGGTGATGCTATCTATGAAATCTACGTTCGTCATCATCTCATTCAATCGGGGAAAGTAAAACCAAACCATCTTCATCAATCTGCGGTATCTTTTGTGTCTGCGAAATCACAAGCGAGGGTTATAAGGGATTGGCTAGAAAAAGGGGAACTGACAGAAGAGGAAGAAGCGGTTGTAAGAAGGGGCAGAAATGCCAAATCAGGCACTGTCCCTAAAAACACCGATGTACAAACGTATCGATATAGTACTGCATTTGAAGCATTGATAGGATATTTGTATTTGCAAGAGGAAACGAAACGTTTAGAAATATTAATAGAACGTGCCATTCAATTTGTAGAGGAAAGGGGTTGAACGTATGGCAGAGGAATGGATTATTGGAAAAAATCCCGTCATAGAAGCGTTACGGTCAGGTCGCTCTATCAATAAAGTTTTTGTCTCTGATCAGTTACAGCAGCAGGCTACTCATAAAATTCAAGCATTGGCAAAGCAAGCTGGGACGACGGTAAAAGCAGTACCTAAGAAAAGATTAGACCAATTAGTAAATGGTAACCATCAGGGCGTGGCAGCATCTGTTGCAGCTTATGAATATAGTACGATCGAGGATTTGTTTGACGTGGCGAAGAAAAGAGACGAAGCTCCATTTTTTATGATTCTTGATGAAATAGAAGATCCTCATAACCTAGGATCTATTCTACGAACCGCGGACGCTACTGGGGTTCACGGTGTGATCATTCCGAAGAGGCGGTCGGTTGGACTAACGGCGACGGTAGCAAAAACATCCGCAGGTGCCATTGAATATATTCCGGTAGCACGTGTTACGAACATTGCGAATACCATCGAAGAGTTAAAGGAACGAAATGTTTGGGTCATCGGAACGGCTGCAGATGGGAAAGAGGATTATACGGAACTAGATGGAACGATTCCAATTGCAATAGTCATTGGTAACGAAGGCAAAGGGATGAGTCGATTAGTGAAAGAGAAATGTGATTGGACTGTTCGACTATCGATGAAAGGGAAGGTTTCTTCGCTTAATGCTTCTGTAGCAGCAAGCTTATTGATGTACGAAGTCTATCGTAAAAGAATCCCCGGTGATTAACCATGAACGTACTGGTTGTAGACGGCTATAATATTATTGGGGCTTGGGATTATCTATCGGAATTAAAAGACGATAAATTAGAGGATGCGAGAGATTTATTGATTGAACAGCTTGCTGAATATCAGGCGTATAAAGGGGACCGTGTTATCATTGTATTTGATGCACATTACGTGAGAGGCATCCAAAAGAAGGTGAAGAATTATAAAGTGGAGGTTATTTTTACCAGGGAAAATGAATCCGCAGACGAATGTATTGAACGACTGGTAAAACAGATTATTAATGTGAAAACAACGGTTTATGTTGCGACTTCCGATTATACGGAGCAACGAACGATATTTGCGCAAGGTGCTTTACGGAAATCTGCGAGAGAGCTGCTTCTAGAAGTGAAATCTATTCAAAGAGAGATAAAACAAGATATTGAAACCCATCGAAATGTAAAACCTCCAAGTAAAATTCCACTTTCTAAAGAAGTATTAGATGTATTTGAGAAATGGCGGCGCGGGAAGTAATTGGATATTCGTGTTATTGACGATACAGAAATTGGTACTGTATAATTATACTATATATCTACGACATGAAACGTCGGGGGGAAGCTTGGGTGAACACCATGCACAAGGATACAGACAATAAGGAAATTGAATGGGCAGCGTTAGAAGATGATGAAATCATTTCTTTAGTTCATAGTGGGCATAGTCAAGCTTTAGATTATTTAATCAATAAATATCGAAATTTTGTTCGTGCAAAAGCCAGAACATACTTTCTTATCGGTGCCGATCGAGAAGATATTATACAAGAAGGTATGATTGGTCTTTATAAAGCGATTCGAGATTATAAGGGGGACAAGCTCTCTTCCTTTAAAGCCTTTGCAGAGCTTTGTGTAACCCGCCAAATTATTACGGCGATTAAGACGGCAACAAGACAAAAGCATATTCCGCTTAATTCCTACGTTTCTTTGGACAAGCCGATGTATGACGAAGAATCGGATCGAACATTACTAGACGTAATAGCCGGTTCAAAAGCAGTAGATCCACAAGAGTTGATAGTGAATCGTGAAAAATTTGGTGATATGGAATATAAGATGTCGGAGCTTTTGAGTGAGCTTGAACGTCAAGTTCTATCTTTGTATTTGGATGGTAGATCCTATCAGGAAATTTCTGTGGAATTGAAACGCCATGTGAAATCGATTGATAACGCCTTGCAAAGAGTAAAGCGGAAGCTGGAACGTTATTTAGAAATTAGCGAAATTACACTATAAATCTTAAATTGACAGGCTTTTTCATGCGTGCTACTCTAGTAGGAGTGAAAACCCTTCATTATGGGGTGATAGAATGAGAAATAAAGTAGTGTTGGCTTGTGAGGTATGTTCGAGTAGGAACTATACTACAAGTAAAAATAAAGATAATCAAACCGAACGGCTAGAATCTAAAAAGTATTGT includes:
- the cysE gene encoding serine O-acetyltransferase, whose translation is MGLFKMFKEDIDVVFDQDPAARTYIEVLLTYSGLHAIWAHRIAHVFYRKKFFFIARVISQVSRFFTGIEIHPGARIGSRFFIDHGMGVVIGETCEIGNNVTIFQGVTLGGTGKEKGKRHPTIKDNALIATGAKILGSITIGESSKVGAGSVVLHDVPDHSTVVGIPGRVVVQNGQRVRRDLDHHILPDPVSEKIKSMEKEMEELKTQLIELKGVKGHEHKHL
- the gltX gene encoding glutamate--tRNA ligase; translation: MTKKVRVRYAPSPTGHLHIGNARTALFNYLFARHLGGDFIIRTEDTDDKRNVEGGEESQLNFLKWLGIEWDEGADIGGAYGPYRQTERLDIYNKYVQDLLDRGLAYKCYMTEEELENEREEQKAQGKVPKYSGAHRDLTEEQVKQFEAEGRQPSIRFRVPEGKTYRFKDIVRDNITFESSDFGDWVIVKKNGIPTYNFAVAIDDHFMEISHVFRGEEHISNTPKQMMIYDAFGWEAPEFGHMTLILNENRKKLSKRDEHILQFIEQYKNLGYLPEALFNFIALLGWSPVGEEEIFTKEQFIEIFDPERLSTSPAIFDPQKLKWMNNQYIKAADFDRVVSLSLPHLMEAGKLPENMTQEQKGWALELIGLYKDQLSYGSEIVELTELFFKDDIQYTEELMEVLNEEQVPEVLETFASFLKEDNEFTPDTIKAQIKATQKETGHKGKKLFMPIRVATTGQVHGPELPNSIHLLGKEVVLNRLDATLNKIK
- the rpmG gene encoding 50S ribosomal protein L33; translation: MRNKVVLACEVCSSRNYTTSKNKDNQTERLESKKYCKTCGNHTIHRETK
- the sigH gene encoding RNA polymerase sporulation sigma factor SigH → MHKDTDNKEIEWAALEDDEIISLVHSGHSQALDYLINKYRNFVRAKARTYFLIGADREDIIQEGMIGLYKAIRDYKGDKLSSFKAFAELCVTRQIITAIKTATRQKHIPLNSYVSLDKPMYDEESDRTLLDVIAGSKAVDPQELIVNREKFGDMEYKMSELLSELERQVLSLYLDGRSYQEISVELKRHVKSIDNALQRVKRKLERYLEISEITL
- the ispF gene encoding 2-C-methyl-D-erythritol 2,4-cyclodiphosphate synthase, with protein sequence MYRIGQGFDVHQLVEGRPCIIGGVEIPFEKGLLGHSDADVLLHTIADALLGAIGEGDIGKHFPDTDEAFKDFDSKVLLKEVWDMAREAGYQLGNVDCTVIAQAPKMAPYIEQIRQSIASILNCELSQINVKATTTEQLGFTGRQEGIAAQAVAILIQE
- the rlmB gene encoding 23S rRNA (guanosine(2251)-2'-O)-methyltransferase RlmB; the protein is MAEEWIIGKNPVIEALRSGRSINKVFVSDQLQQQATHKIQALAKQAGTTVKAVPKKRLDQLVNGNHQGVAASVAAYEYSTIEDLFDVAKKRDEAPFFMILDEIEDPHNLGSILRTADATGVHGVIIPKRRSVGLTATVAKTSAGAIEYIPVARVTNIANTIEELKERNVWVIGTAADGKEDYTELDGTIPIAIVIGNEGKGMSRLVKEKCDWTVRLSMKGKVSSLNASVAASLLMYEVYRKRIPGD
- a CDS encoding Mini-ribonuclease 3 — translated: MPELDVKQMKSLTLAYMGDAIYEIYVRHHLIQSGKVKPNHLHQSAVSFVSAKSQARVIRDWLEKGELTEEEEAVVRRGRNAKSGTVPKNTDVQTYRYSTAFEALIGYLYLQEETKRLEILIERAIQFVEERG
- the cysS gene encoding cysteine--tRNA ligase: MSINIYNTLTKKKEPFVPIEEGKVSMYVCGPTVYNYIHIGNARPAIVFDTVRRYLEYKGYDVKYVLNFTDVDDKIIKAANDLKEEVGTVAQRFIDAYKQDVHALGVKEAAHHPRVTESMGEIIDFIQVLVEKGHAYESEGDVYFRTRSFDEYGKLSHQSIDELRSGARIQVGEKKDDPLDFALWKQAKPGEIAWESPWGQGRPGWHIECSAMAKKYLGDTIDIHAGGQDLTFPHHENEIAQSEAANGTSFARYWMHNGYINIDNEKMSKSLGNFVLAHDLIEKHDPRVLRFFMLSVHYRNPINFSDELLQGAKNSLDRIVNAYENLEHRKQSSTDLDKSQDKWQAKLQDYQQRFDEAMDDDFNTANAIAVLFDITKDANIYLQSDHTSKEVIEAFQSLLEKLLGVLGVDLVANTDSLLDEEVEALIEQRIQARKDKNFALADKIRDDLKDQNIILEDTPQGTRWKRG
- a CDS encoding NYN domain-containing protein, producing MNVLVVDGYNIIGAWDYLSELKDDKLEDARDLLIEQLAEYQAYKGDRVIIVFDAHYVRGIQKKVKNYKVEVIFTRENESADECIERLVKQIINVKTTVYVATSDYTEQRTIFAQGALRKSARELLLEVKSIQREIKQDIETHRNVKPPSKIPLSKEVLDVFEKWRRGK